The Amycolatopsis sp. NBC_01480 genome segment CTGGCTACCTGCGGGCTGTGCCGCGCCTGCCGCGCCGGCGACGACGTGCACTGCGAGAACTCGAAGTTCCCCGGCATCGACACCGACGGCGGCATGGCCGAGTACCTGCTCACCAACGCGCGCTCGGTGGTCAAGCTCGATCCCTCGCTGCAGCCCGCGGACGTCGCCGCGCTGGCGGACGCCGGGCTGACCGCGTACCACGCCGTGCGCAAGGCCGTGCCGCTGTTGTACGCGGGCACGAAGGTCGCGGTGATCGGCGCTGGCGGGCTCGGCCACATCGGCATCCAGTGCCTGGCCGCGATGGTGCCGGCCGAGGTGATCGTGATCGACGCCAACCAGGCCGCGCTCGACCTCGCCAAGTCCTACGGCGCCGCGCACACCGTGCTCGCCGACGGCGGCCAGGTCGACGCCGTGCTCGACCTGACCGGCGGCGCGGGCGCGCAGGTGGTGCTCGACTTCGTCGGCGAGAAGGGCACGGAGGCCCAGGGCATCAAGATGCTGCGCCGCGCCGGCTCGTACTTCGTGATCGGCTACGGCGGCCACGTGGACGTGCCCACCATCGACATCATCTCGACCGAGATCAACATCGTCGGCAACCTGGTCGGCTCCTACAACGACCTCGACGAGCTGATGGCGCTCGCGGCTCAGGGCAAGGTCAGCCTGCACACCAGGACGTACCCGCTGGACGCGGTCAACGAAGCCATGGACGACTTGGACAACGGCCGGCTCCAGGGCCGCGGAATCCTCGTACCGTAAGGGAGTTCAGCTCATGTACGAAAAGGACGGCGAGCGCTACTTCATCGTCGACGGGCACGTGCACTTCTGGGACGCGCGCCCGGCCAACCAGGCCAACCGCTACGGCGAGGGCTTCATCAACTGCTTCTACGACTACCACAAGAACCTCTCGCCGGACCACGCGAAGTGGACGCTGGAGCAGTTCTGGCAGCAGAGCGAGGAGCAGATCCTGCACGACCTGTTCGAGGTCGGCTACGTGGACCACGCGGTGTT includes the following:
- a CDS encoding NAD(P)-dependent alcohol dehydrogenase, which translates into the protein MKAVRVHEYEKRPVVEDVAQPEVSGPLDVVVRIGGAGLCRTDLHIIEGQWAEKSGVTLPYTIGHENAGWVEAVGSAVSTVEPGDPVILHPLATCGLCRACRAGDDVHCENSKFPGIDTDGGMAEYLLTNARSVVKLDPSLQPADVAALADAGLTAYHAVRKAVPLLYAGTKVAVIGAGGLGHIGIQCLAAMVPAEVIVIDANQAALDLAKSYGAAHTVLADGGQVDAVLDLTGGAGAQVVLDFVGEKGTEAQGIKMLRRAGSYFVIGYGGHVDVPTIDIISTEINIVGNLVGSYNDLDELMALAAQGKVSLHTRTYPLDAVNEAMDDLDNGRLQGRGILVP